In a single window of the Callithrix jacchus isolate 240 chromosome 1, calJac240_pri, whole genome shotgun sequence genome:
- the CER1 gene encoding cerberus produces MHLLLLQLLVLLPLGKATRHQDGLQNQSSLSPVLLQRNQRELPTGNHEEAEEKPDLFVAVPHLVGTSPAGEGQRQREKMLSRFGRFWKKPERDMRPSRDSDSEHLPPGTQSFIQPIDGMKMEKSPRGEEAKKFWHHFMFRKSPASQGVILPIKSHEIHWETCRTVPFSQTITHEDCEQVVIQNNLCFGKCGSAHSPGAAQHSHAFCSHCLPAKFTMMHLPLNCTGLSSVIKVVMLVEECQCKVKTEHGDGHFLHAGTQDSFIPGVST; encoded by the exons ATGCATCTCCTCTTACTTCAGCTGCTGGTACTCCTGCCTCTAGGAAAGGCCACACGGCACCAGGATGGCCTCCAGAATCAGAGTTCTCTTTCCCCTGTACTCCTCCAGAGGAATCAAAGAGAGCTCCCCACAGGTAACCATGAGGAAGCTGAGGAAAAGCCGGATCTGTTTGTTGCAGTGCCACACCTTGTAGGCACCAGCCCTGCAGGGGAAggccagaggcagagagagaagatgcTGTCCAGATTTGGCAGGTTCTGGAAAAAGCCTGAGAGAGACATGCGCCCATCCAGGGACTCAGATAGTGAGCACCTCCCACCTGGGACCCAGTCCTTCATCCAGCCAATAGATGGGATGAAAATGGAGAAATCTCCTCGTGGGGAAGAAGCCAAGAAATTCTGGCACCACTTCATGTTCAGAAAAAGTCCAGCTTCTCAGGGGGTCATCTTGCCCATCAAAAGCCATGAAATACACTGGGAGACCTGCAGGACAGTGCCCTTCAGCCAG ACTATAACCCATGAAGACTGTGAACAAGTAGTTATTCAGAACAACCTTTGCTTTGGGAAATGCGGGTCTGCTCATTCTCCTGGAGCTGCACAGCACTCTCATGCCTTCTGCTCTCACTGCTTACCTGCCAAGTTCACCATGATGCACTTACCACTGAACTGCACTGGACTTTCCTCTGTTATCaaggtggtgatgctggtggagGAGTGCCAGTGCAAGGTGAAAACTGAGCATGGAGATGGACACTTCCTACATGCTGGCACCCAGGATTCCTTTATCCCAGGAGTTTCAACTTAA